The genomic stretch CCGGTTTTTACTTTAGAACAAGCTGTCACTTATGACCATTAATCAAAAAGTTGAAgcaaatgcagcaaaatatattTGTAGCAACAATTCCAACTTGACTTCATCTGCTTTTCTCAGTGATCCTTACTGTTATCAGACAGGGATAGGTTTGAAAACCACCACATATCTCACAAACGTTACAATATTGTGATAATCTCTGAAAAGATTCAcctataaatacatttgtgattCACCCAAACCAGTATATCTTACATGGTTTTATAATATTTGAGCACATTTCCTTGGTAATCTACAAACTGTCTGCAGTATGTTATCTTCaccttttctcccttttccttAATGGTGCTGGATCGTgacataaaagaaaacacagacataacGTACTGATATACAGACAGTAATTTCAATAGTTACAATGAGATGTGATGACTTGAAAAAGGAGTAGAGATTATTTAGgtagagtttgtgtgtgtttgtatgatgGGTGTTCATGACagtgacacaaaaaaaaacaaaataaaacaaaactgatgtttttttttttttgcttttgtggtCTTAACTTTTCATAAAGAACTTGTGACAATCCTTCAAGTTAAACAACTCCCTTCATTTGCTTTTTTACCAGAGCCTGACAGATATATTGGCGGATTCCACACATGCTTTAATTGATGACTTTATAGATCACagctttgtcttttctttctgaaCAGAGTGCTTACCtcgaaaaaaacacttttaatttaTTGCTCAAATACAGCTCACCTGAAACTGCAGTGCAAGCCTGAATTCCTGCGTAGCAACAGAAGAACGCAACTTTTACAATAGGGGTAGGTGGGAGAACAGGTGGCATGTGTCAGACTGGTTTACCCACATTGGGGAGCCACATAACTTCCCTATCGCGCCACACCCAGACGTGCTTATAAAGTGTCACCCTAAAGATAGAGAGATGCACAACAGAGCTCAAACCGCCCCACGACGTCTCCATCCTCTCCAGCAGTGCCATCTCCACACAGCACAACCATGAGTCTGAGGAGCAAGCGCAGCAGCCGTCCAGGGATGCGCATGTCCGCTGGGGGCTTCAGCAGCATGTCCATGGGAGCCTACCCCATCCCCAAGATTAGCACTGGGACTATCCAGACGGCCCCGATTACAGCCGTGACCATCAACAGGAGCCTGCTGACGCCACTGAATATTGACATCGACCCCACTGTCCATGCTGTTCGCACCAAGGAGAAAGAACAGATCAAGAGTCTCAACAACCGTTTTGTCTCATTCATTGATAAGGTAAGAATTAATCTCACAAAAACTCTGATGTTTAAAGGCTAATGACTTAAACGACCTCTGTAAAAGATGTTAGaacctgtttgatttgtttggtACTTTCTTCTTGTGCAGGTAAGACACCTGGAACAGCAGAACAAAATGCTGGAAACCAAGTGGAATCTGCTGCAGGGACAGACCGCCGCCTCCTCTAACGTCGAGCCCATGCTGAGGACCTACATCAACAACCTGCAGAGACAGCTGGAGTGCATCAAcaatgacaaacacaaactcgACATGGAGAACGATGTCATGCACAAACATGTGGACGACTACAAGAcaaagtaagacatttttttgtgaatggaACTGAACAACTGTTACTGTAAGTGTGTGAACCTGAGTGGTGTTTTAGACATATTGTGAGTGATCAGATCTGTAACCTGATATCTGTGGGCTGTTTCAGATATGAGTACGAGATCAACAAGAGGAATGAAGCAGAGAACGAGTTTGTTTTGCTTAAGAAGGTAAAGTATGCAGTCCTGATGTCTATTATAGATTATAGATGCTAGTCAGATTAAGCTCTGAACCATTTGTATAAACTCTCATTACATTCACAGTTTTGTCAGCAATTTCTCTACTAATAATTTTCCTTGTTCGGCTACAAAACTGTATAATCCGTTAGTGTCTGTTTAATGCAGAAGCTTAAGAACTGAGAAAAGGTTGTTCGTTTTTTTCTGACTGACTGCAGGATGTGGACTCAGGCTATCTGTCCAAGGTGGATCTAGACGACAGGGTGTTCGCTATTGGTGAGGAATTCAACTTCCTCAAGGCCCTGTATGATATGGTACATAACCATTCACTTAAAATCTTCTCAAAATGTTAAAGATATTAAATCaagtaaaatatatacagtatgtgagctTGTTTTACATTCAAGATTTGCttcttactgttgttgtttgtgttgttttaacaaaaaaaggAGCTGCATGAGCTGCAGGAGAGCCTGAAGGGGACCTCTGTAGTGGTCCAGATGGACAACTCCCGTGCCCTGAACATGGATCAGATTGTGTCTGAGGTTAAAGCTCAGTACGAGGAAATTGCCGCCC from Pagrus major chromosome 7, Pma_NU_1.0 encodes the following:
- the LOC140999372 gene encoding intermediate filament protein ON3-like: MSLRSKRSSRPGMRMSAGGFSSMSMGAYPIPKISTGTIQTAPITAVTINRSLLTPLNIDIDPTVHAVRTKEKEQIKSLNNRFVSFIDKVRHLEQQNKMLETKWNLLQGQTAASSNVEPMLRTYINNLQRQLECINNDKHKLDMENDVMHKHVDDYKTKYEYEINKRNEAENEFVLLKKDVDSGYLSKVDLDDRVFAIGEEFNFLKALYDMELHELQESLKGTSVVVQMDNSRALNMDQIVSEVKAQYEEIAARSREEAEVWHKTKFDQMTAQADQYGNELHSTKGEISELKRLMTRLQNEIMSAKGQRTNLEDQITEVEARGEGAVKDAKARIRDLELALQRAKQDMARQLREYQELMNVKLALDIEISTYRKLLEGEEGRLGRDSIVNIQTVPTKAVAVNNEQKRKSGPLYIKTVETQNLSYT